TCGCCATGCTCAGAAGATATATTATTACAATTAAATCACCCTGAAATGAATTAAAAGTGGAATAATCCGCATAATGCCATACAGGCAAAAGTAACGCGGCTGTGGAAACAATTGTCAATCCGATAACAGGAAGCGCGGCAAACATAAATCTGTCCGCCCTCTCGGGAATAATGTCTTCCTTTAACATAAGCTTTATAAAATCAGCCAGCGGCTGAAGCATGCCTTCGTATCCGGTATGAAGCGGGCCGCAGCGGTTCTGCAGGCGCGCGTAAACTTTCCTGTCAACCCATTCAACAAACATGGAGTAGGACATCAGGAAAAATATTCCCGGATAAATAAGCAAATACAAAACATCTTTTAGAATGGCCATACTGCTTCCTTCGCTTTTTTCGTCAGGTCAATTCTTTTATAGTGTTCAATCGCTTGTTTTCTTAAATCGCTGAAACGGATGGTGCGCATCTTCCCGTCGCCTTTTGTGTCCGTCATTTCAACTACGCGCTCGGCGCAGCATACGCAAGGGTCAATGGCCGCGAAAATTATCGGAATATCGGCAACATACATATTTTTCAGCATCTCAACCGTCGCCGGATAATTTGCAAGCGTCGGGGCGCGGACTTTTAATCTTTCAGGTTTGTCCGAGCCGTTGCTCTTTATAAAATGAAGGTCTTCCCCGCGGGGCGCTTCATATCTGCTGACTACTTCTCCCTCTTTTATTTTTCTGGGCGCTCGCACGCTTACCGGCCCATCAGGAAGGTGTTTCAATAAATATTCAATCATTTTGTATGATTCCAGCAATTCTTTTACGCGGACTACCACCCTGCCAAGTACATCGCAGCTGTTTGCGGTGCAAACATTAAAAGGAAGTTCATCATAAACTGCATACGGGTCATCCTTTCTTACATCATTCGCTACACCGGATGCGCGCAACACCGGGCCTACCGCGCAAAGCGTTATTGCCTGTTCTTTTGTGAGCGGGCCTACGCCTGCAAGCCTGGCGACAAATGAAGGTTCGGTAGTACCGATCCTGGTATAATATTCCGTACGGTTGATAAGCGTATCAAGCGAATCAAGGATATGCTTTCTCTGCATCTCGTCAATGTCCCTGCGGACTCCGCCGATTGAATTAATAGAATAATGCACGCGGTTTCCGGAAA
This Elusimicrobiota bacterium DNA region includes the following protein-coding sequences:
- a CDS encoding nickel-dependent hydrogenase large subunit: MEIKIPIGPQHPALKEPISLRVTIDGEQIKDVDLRLGYNHRGIEKLAEDRNWVQNIYLMERICGICSHSHTTCYVQGVEKIQGLEVPRRGLYIRTLVAELERVHSHLLWLGVAGHETGFDTFFMYTWRDREIVMDILETISGNRVHYSINSIGGVRRDIDEMQRKHILDSLDTLINRTEYYTRIGTTEPSFVARLAGVGPLTKEQAITLCAVGPVLRASGVANDVRKDDPYAVYDELPFNVCTANSCDVLGRVVVRVKELLESYKMIEYLLKHLPDGPVSVRAPRKIKEGEVVSRYEAPRGEDLHFIKSNGSDKPERLKVRAPTLANYPATVEMLKNMYVADIPIIFAAIDPCVCCAERVVEMTDTKGDGKMRTIRFSDLRKQAIEHYKRIDLTKKAKEAVWPF